A genomic window from Tolypothrix sp. PCC 7910 includes:
- a CDS encoding sulfite exporter TauE/SafE family protein, whose protein sequence is MLDLSLITILGFLGSFGHCFGMCGPLTMAFSLSHQQENSDWRQQLKFHLLLNLGRMLSYTLVGAGIGALGSVLLQGGQIAGVGSDLRRWMAIITGLMLIWFGLGQIKPDLLPKIPILHPLLKGGLHNYLSKGMFNLSLQTKWWTPALLGMTWGLMPCGFLYAAQIKAAETSNLWMGAATMLAFGLGTVPMMLGAGISASLVSQDKRSQLFRLGGWVTLAIGAITLLRTGDTMADYTGHAALFCLIVALIARPISGIWASPLRYRRAFGVGAFVLSVVHTFHMIEHLLQWNFAAFWFLQPDFQWSIVAGALALVLMTPAALTSFDSLQKFLGKRWRQIHLLSVPALLLTVIHAVIIGSHYLGSSQSTEGNKLAVGLLGFVTLCVLLLRSRCFWSRLTIAKFYVPPTKPR, encoded by the coding sequence ATGCTAGATTTATCACTCATTACAATCCTGGGTTTTTTGGGCAGTTTCGGGCATTGTTTTGGGATGTGTGGCCCCTTAACGATGGCATTCTCCTTATCTCATCAGCAAGAAAATTCTGATTGGCGACAGCAGTTAAAGTTTCATCTTTTACTTAATCTAGGGCGAATGTTGAGTTATACCCTAGTGGGCGCTGGGATTGGGGCGTTGGGTTCGGTGCTACTCCAAGGAGGACAGATAGCTGGTGTTGGTAGCGATTTACGTCGCTGGATGGCAATTATCACTGGTTTGATGCTGATTTGGTTTGGTTTGGGGCAAATAAAACCAGATTTACTACCAAAAATTCCTATTTTACATCCTTTATTAAAGGGAGGCTTACATAATTATCTGAGTAAAGGAATGTTCAACCTTTCCTTACAAACCAAATGGTGGACACCTGCACTTTTGGGCATGACTTGGGGTTTAATGCCTTGTGGTTTCCTCTATGCTGCCCAAATTAAAGCTGCCGAAACTAGCAATTTATGGATGGGTGCAGCAACTATGCTGGCTTTTGGCTTGGGAACCGTACCGATGATGTTAGGCGCAGGGATTTCTGCGTCGTTGGTAAGTCAAGACAAGCGTAGTCAGTTATTTCGTCTTGGCGGTTGGGTAACTCTGGCGATCGGGGCAATTACTTTGCTGCGAACCGGCGACACTATGGCCGATTACACCGGACACGCCGCATTATTTTGCTTAATCGTCGCCTTAATTGCTCGTCCCATTAGTGGTATTTGGGCATCACCCTTACGTTATCGCCGTGCTTTCGGAGTAGGGGCTTTTGTGCTGTCTGTGGTTCATACTTTCCACATGATTGAACATTTACTGCAATGGAATTTTGCTGCCTTTTGGTTTTTACAACCAGATTTTCAGTGGAGCATAGTTGCTGGTGCTTTAGCTTTAGTATTGATGACTCCAGCGGCGTTAACAAGCTTTGATTCATTGCAGAAATTTTTAGGCAAGCGTTGGCGACAAATTCACTTATTAAGCGTGCCAGCTTTGCTGTTAACTGTTATTCATGCGGTTATAATTGGTTCCCATTATCTGGGTTCCTCACAATCAACTGAGGGGAATAAATTAGCAGTAGGGCTACTAGGGTTTGTTACCCTTTGTGTGTTGCTGCTGCGTTCACGTTGTTTTTGGTCAAGGTTAACCATAGCAAAATTTTATGTTCCCCCAACTAAGCCACGCTAA
- a CDS encoding M20/M25/M40 family metallo-hydrolase yields the protein MKKWIWLVMLLLVVVVIVSSKGTAKNQLLDRPPSSVIVERIPGENPAIQESLPVASNLQVSADKLLSHIQNLNFPRHTIAARSRTRTYITTELRKLGWTPKLEKFSEGVNIFAERQGTKKAAGAILVGAHYDTVALSPGADDNASGVAVMLEVARILGSSPTPRTLQLAFFDEEEAGLLGSKAFVSKAERLQNLRGVIVMDMVGYACYSAGCQQYPTGLPVTPPSDKGDFLAVIGDTEHLPLLNAFQNSQTIPPTAVNKADTNLPALLKLPIPLKGLVAPDTLRSDHAPFWYQGIGAVLVTDTANLRTPHYHEPTDTPANIERSFFTGAAQIVVNATNTLLENEQNLATQH from the coding sequence ATGAAAAAATGGATTTGGCTTGTGATGTTGCTGTTGGTGGTAGTTGTAATTGTCAGTAGTAAAGGTACTGCGAAAAATCAGTTATTGGATCGACCTCCATCATCGGTAATTGTTGAGCGCATCCCAGGCGAAAATCCTGCCATACAGGAGTCTTTACCAGTAGCTAGTAATTTGCAAGTGTCTGCTGACAAGCTATTGAGCCATATTCAAAATTTGAATTTTCCGCGTCACACAATTGCAGCGCGATCGCGCACTCGCACTTATATTACAACTGAACTGAGAAAATTAGGCTGGACACCTAAGTTAGAAAAATTCTCTGAGGGTGTGAATATTTTTGCTGAACGCCAAGGAACGAAAAAAGCTGCTGGCGCAATTCTAGTGGGAGCGCATTATGATACAGTTGCTTTGTCTCCTGGGGCTGATGACAATGCTAGTGGTGTAGCTGTAATGCTGGAAGTTGCGAGAATTCTTGGTTCAAGTCCCACACCCAGAACATTACAACTCGCTTTTTTTGATGAAGAAGAAGCTGGACTTTTAGGTAGTAAGGCTTTTGTAAGTAAAGCAGAACGGTTGCAAAACCTACGCGGTGTCATTGTGATGGATATGGTGGGTTATGCTTGCTATAGTGCCGGATGTCAGCAATATCCTACAGGTTTACCAGTTACGCCACCCAGCGATAAGGGCGACTTTTTAGCCGTAATTGGGGATACAGAACATTTACCTTTATTGAATGCCTTCCAAAACTCCCAGACAATCCCCCCAACTGCTGTCAATAAAGCAGATACCAATCTACCAGCATTGCTGAAATTGCCTATTCCTCTTAAAGGCTTGGTTGCACCAGATACCCTACGCAGCGATCATGCACCGTTTTGGTATCAAGGAATTGGTGCTGTCTTGGTAACAGATACAGCTAATCTGCGTACTCCCCATTACCATGAACCGACTGATACACCAGCTAATATTGAGCGATCGTTTTTCACAGGCGCAGCGCAAATTGTCGTGAATGCTACTAATACATTGTTAGAGAATGAGCAGAATTTAGCGACTCAACATTGA
- a CDS encoding alpha/beta hydrolase: protein MGRIWGNLQTFTGWFCAIAIAQILGTTTSAKAAETVVVRFGPFAESFAVADLQKAAETGEFPRDIALFTNKLPEEQRLSLLGALRMKIPLNVVTISRLLNTQIGTAILNDLATAVVRKDQAGVQALRAGFVLGSTSPEGLSILSFIKSYPSQRLEINLPQSFRVASNLNSGFWLTQQFMLAIAPQLNPITSQISFTFDPSAPGVNQYEVLGLQLNDQKRNRKIPVDVYWSNASTTEKPVIVFSHGFGSVRTDMRYLAQHLASHGYIVAALEHPGSNETNTNLAIKNNTKLIQPQEFLDRPKDISFVLDELEKLNQTASSPLQGKVASNNAMVIGYSFGGGTALAIAGAELELEELKQRCKKNVTGFSFGETLQCVAQELPANKYQLRDPRIKRAIALSPTSSLMFGKNGLRQVQVPTLVWAASADKTLPALPEQVIGFTKIPSPKWLVGVLGGTHLSVKDPSTTMDQAQKPNTALFGGEVVGEQAADIRKYLQAIALAFAAQMTPEAEQYEVFLTPDYAQFASTQAFPIRLVTRIPTQAMLVVRQYIKTEE, encoded by the coding sequence ATGGGAAGAATCTGGGGAAATCTACAAACCTTTACAGGTTGGTTTTGTGCAATTGCGATCGCACAAATTTTAGGGACAACTACCTCTGCAAAAGCTGCTGAAACAGTAGTAGTGAGATTTGGCCCCTTTGCAGAATCCTTCGCTGTAGCCGATCTGCAAAAAGCTGCTGAAACTGGAGAATTTCCCAGAGATATAGCACTTTTCACCAATAAGTTACCTGAGGAACAACGCCTTTCCCTATTAGGGGCCTTGAGAATGAAAATACCCCTAAATGTTGTCACCATTAGTCGCTTATTGAATACGCAAATTGGGACAGCAATTCTCAACGACCTAGCCACGGCTGTAGTTAGAAAAGATCAGGCTGGGGTACAAGCATTAAGAGCCGGATTTGTTTTAGGCTCTACTTCACCCGAAGGGCTGTCTATACTATCTTTTATTAAATCTTATCCGAGTCAACGCTTAGAAATAAATTTACCGCAATCATTTAGAGTTGCCAGCAATTTAAACTCAGGTTTTTGGCTGACGCAACAATTCATGCTGGCGATCGCACCGCAACTGAACCCGATTACATCGCAAATATCCTTTACTTTTGATCCCAGCGCACCAGGGGTAAATCAATACGAAGTTCTAGGGTTGCAATTGAATGACCAAAAACGCAATCGCAAAATTCCTGTAGATGTTTATTGGTCAAATGCATCAACAACAGAAAAACCTGTAATTGTTTTTAGTCATGGCTTCGGATCGGTGCGTACAGATATGCGCTACCTTGCCCAACATTTAGCATCTCACGGCTATATAGTAGCGGCCTTAGAACATCCAGGTAGTAATGAGACAAATACCAACTTAGCTATCAAAAACAATACTAAGTTGATACAACCGCAAGAATTTTTAGATCGTCCCAAAGATATTAGTTTTGTCCTGGATGAATTAGAGAAACTCAACCAAACAGCTAGTAGCCCATTACAAGGAAAAGTCGCCAGCAATAACGCAATGGTAATTGGCTATTCCTTCGGTGGTGGGACAGCCTTAGCCATTGCGGGAGCAGAATTAGAATTAGAAGAACTCAAACAACGTTGTAAAAAGAATGTAACTGGATTTAGTTTTGGTGAAACCCTGCAATGCGTTGCTCAAGAATTACCAGCTAATAAATATCAACTAAGAGATCCAAGGATTAAAAGAGCGATCGCTCTCAGTCCTACCAGTTCTTTAATGTTTGGTAAAAACGGTCTGAGACAGGTGCAAGTACCCACCCTAGTATGGGCAGCTTCCGCAGATAAAACACTTCCCGCTTTACCCGAACAAGTTATAGGATTTACTAAAATCCCATCCCCTAAATGGCTGGTGGGTGTACTTGGGGGTACTCATTTAAGTGTTAAAGACCCCAGTACCACAATGGATCAAGCGCAAAAGCCAAATACAGCCTTGTTTGGTGGTGAAGTTGTGGGTGAGCAAGCAGCTGATATTCGTAAATATTTGCAAGCTATAGCTTTAGCCTTTGCAGCTCAGATGACTCCTGAAGCAGAACAGTATGAGGTGTTTCTGACACCAGATTATGCTCAGTTTGCTTCAACTCAAGCATTTCCAATTCGCTTAGTTACCAGGATTCCAACACAAGCAATGCTAGTAGTTAGGCAATATATCAAGACTGAGGAGTAG
- the galE gene encoding UDP-glucose 4-epimerase GalE has translation MSPEKPTILVTGGAGYIGSHTVLALKRAGYEVVILDNLVYGHRDLVEQVLQVELVAGDTADRPLLDKLFQTHNITAVMHFSAYAYVGESVTDPAKYYRNNVLGTLVLLEAMLAASVKKFVFSSTCATYGVPEVVPIPENHPQNPINPYGATKLMVERILSDFDVAYGLKSVRFRYFNAAGADPTGLLGEDHNPETHLIPLVLLTALGKRESISIFGTDYPTPDGTCIRDYIHVSDLADAHVLGLEYLLKGSDSEVFNLGNGLGFSVKEVISAAENVTGLTIPVQECDRRPGDPPSLIGSSEKARKILGWQPQYPGIKDIVLHAWQWHQKRHRE, from the coding sequence ATGTCACCGGAAAAGCCCACTATTTTAGTGACAGGAGGAGCAGGATATATCGGTTCCCATACCGTGCTTGCCCTGAAGCGAGCAGGTTATGAAGTGGTAATACTTGATAACCTCGTGTATGGGCATCGTGACTTAGTAGAGCAGGTTTTGCAAGTAGAGCTAGTAGCAGGGGATACTGCCGATCGCCCTTTACTCGATAAATTATTTCAAACCCACAATATTACGGCAGTTATGCACTTTTCTGCCTATGCCTATGTAGGAGAGTCAGTCACAGACCCCGCTAAATACTATCGCAACAACGTTTTGGGTACACTGGTGTTGCTAGAAGCGATGCTAGCTGCCTCTGTTAAGAAATTTGTATTTTCTTCTACTTGTGCAACCTATGGAGTACCAGAAGTTGTCCCAATTCCCGAGAATCATCCCCAAAATCCGATTAATCCCTATGGTGCTACCAAGTTAATGGTAGAGCGGATTCTCTCTGACTTTGATGTTGCCTATGGTCTAAAATCTGTGCGTTTCCGCTACTTTAATGCGGCTGGTGCCGATCCTACTGGGCTACTAGGAGAAGACCACAACCCTGAAACCCACTTGATACCTTTGGTGTTACTCACAGCTTTAGGTAAGCGAGAATCGATTTCAATTTTTGGTACAGATTATCCTACACCTGATGGTACTTGTATTAGAGACTACATCCACGTCAGCGACTTAGCAGATGCTCACGTTTTAGGATTGGAATACTTATTAAAAGGCAGCGACAGCGAAGTATTCAATTTAGGCAATGGTCTAGGTTTCTCAGTCAAAGAAGTAATTTCCGCAGCCGAGAATGTAACAGGATTAACAATTCCAGTCCAAGAATGCGATCGCCGTCCTGGAGATCCGCCTTCATTAATCGGCAGTAGCGAAAAAGCCCGCAAAATCCTAGGCTGGCAACCCCAGTATCCAGGCATCAAAGATATCGTCCTCCATGCCTGGCAATGGCATCAAAAGAGGCATAGGGAATAG
- the hppD gene encoding 4-hydroxyphenylpyruvate dioxygenase: MQMRENKIVPLQEDKSIKLKKIDYVEFYVSNAQQAAYFYCKCFGFKAIAYAGLETGVRDRSSFVVEQSNIRFVFTSALTPEGPVAEYVRLHGDGVYNVALQVDDVRACFAIAIARGAQPILEPTIFQEQDGYIVKATIKSYSGDLVHSFIERHKYTNFAPQYQPIKNISSSNSAGLVDIDHIVINVELGKMDLWADFYSKILDLQESQSFTSDDISTKYSSLMSKVLQNNTGQIRFPINEPATGYRKSQIQEYLDFHYGPGVQHIALRTNNIVKLVEELRSNGLEFLETPDIYYENLQQRIGQIDEDIHTLRELKILLDRDEKGYLLQIFTKPLVTRPTFFIEIIQRKGAQGLGNGNFKALFEAIEREQAARGNLSPFS; encoded by the coding sequence ATGCAAATGAGAGAAAATAAAATAGTTCCTTTGCAGGAAGATAAGTCCATAAAATTAAAAAAAATTGACTATGTAGAATTTTATGTAAGTAATGCTCAGCAAGCAGCCTACTTTTATTGCAAATGTTTTGGCTTCAAAGCGATCGCCTATGCGGGACTGGAAACTGGTGTGCGCGATCGCAGCTCGTTTGTTGTCGAACAGTCTAATATCCGCTTTGTATTTACCTCGGCGCTAACACCAGAGGGGCCAGTAGCCGAATATGTGAGGTTACATGGTGACGGAGTGTATAATGTTGCCTTACAAGTTGACGATGTTCGTGCTTGCTTTGCAATTGCGATCGCACGTGGCGCACAACCAATATTGGAACCGACTATTTTTCAAGAACAAGATGGATATATCGTTAAAGCAACAATCAAAAGCTATAGCGGTGATCTAGTTCATTCATTTATTGAGCGTCATAAATATACCAATTTTGCACCGCAATATCAGCCGATTAAAAATATATCAAGCAGCAATTCTGCTGGTTTAGTTGATATTGACCACATTGTGATTAATGTCGAATTAGGCAAAATGGATTTGTGGGCAGACTTTTATAGCAAAATATTAGACTTGCAAGAGAGCCAATCATTTACTAGTGATGATATCTCAACTAAATATTCATCCTTGATGTCCAAAGTTTTGCAAAATAATACTGGTCAAATTAGATTTCCCATTAATGAACCAGCAACAGGCTATCGCAAATCGCAAATTCAAGAATATTTAGATTTTCATTATGGCCCTGGCGTGCAACATATTGCACTCAGAACTAATAATATTGTCAAATTAGTGGAAGAATTGCGTAGTAATGGCTTGGAATTTTTAGAGACTCCAGATATTTATTACGAGAATTTGCAACAACGTATTGGTCAAATCGATGAAGATATACATACGTTGCGAGAATTGAAAATATTACTTGACCGGGATGAGAAAGGATATCTGCTGCAAATATTTACCAAGCCATTAGTGACTAGACCAACCTTTTTTATTGAAATTATTCAACGCAAAGGCGCACAAGGATTAGGTAACGGTAATTTTAAAGCATTATTTGAAGCAATTGAGCGAGAGCAAGCGGCTCGGGGAAATTTATCACCTTTTAGCTAA
- the ligA gene encoding NAD-dependent DNA ligase LigA gives MIQSQTEIKRVEELRRLLQQASYAYYVLDAPIMEDAVYDQLYRELQQLEIQYPELIAPDSPTQRVGERPATQFTSVRHNIPLYSLENAFNIDELKTWDQRWRRQAPKIEAAEYVSELKIDGSAIALTYQNGILTRGATRGDGVMGEDITQNVRTIRSIPLRLNFEGLEILEKVEVRGEAFLPLDVFKQINEERQKAGEQLFANPRNAAAGTLRQLDSKIVARRRLDFFAYTLHIPGRDDASIANTQWEALELLQKMGFRVNPNHKLCPSLAEVAEYYNYWDTERLNLPYMTDGVVVKLNSFKLQEQLGFTQKFPRWAVALKYAAEEAPTRVENIAVNVGRTGALTPLAEMRPVQLAGTTVSRATLHNSDRIAQLDIRIGDTVIVRKAGEIIPEVVRVLTELRPPNTEPFVMPSNCPVCGQPVVRELGEAVTRCVNASCAAILKGAIEHWVSRDALDIKGMGEKLVHQLVDKGLVHSVADLYDLTEEKLYALERMGQKSAQKLIDAIAQSKNQPWPRVLYGLGIRHVGSVNAQLLTEKFYDVEQLTQAKQSEIAGIYGIGVEIAESVHQWFQIHANQTLISRLRAAGLQLANSAETPIITDSNPKFAGKSFVVTGTLPTLKRDEAKALIQKAGGKVTDSVSKKTDYLVVGEDAGSKLAKAEALGITQLTEAQLLQMLES, from the coding sequence ATGATACAGAGTCAGACAGAAATCAAGCGTGTAGAAGAACTACGCCGATTGTTGCAACAAGCTAGTTATGCTTATTACGTTTTAGATGCACCTATTATGGAGGATGCAGTCTATGACCAGTTATATCGAGAATTGCAACAATTAGAAATCCAGTATCCAGAATTGATTGCACCCGATAGTCCTACTCAGCGCGTGGGTGAGAGACCGGCAACACAGTTTACTTCGGTGCGTCACAATATCCCACTGTACAGTTTGGAGAATGCTTTTAATATTGATGAGTTGAAAACATGGGATCAACGCTGGCGGCGACAAGCACCAAAAATTGAAGCAGCAGAATATGTCTCGGAACTGAAAATTGATGGTTCGGCGATCGCTCTTACCTATCAAAATGGTATCCTCACCAGAGGCGCAACTCGGGGTGATGGGGTAATGGGTGAAGATATCACTCAAAATGTGCGGACAATTCGCTCAATTCCCTTGCGCTTAAATTTTGAAGGCTTAGAAATTTTAGAAAAGGTGGAAGTCAGGGGTGAGGCGTTTTTACCCTTAGATGTGTTTAAACAAATCAACGAGGAACGGCAAAAAGCTGGTGAACAGTTATTTGCTAATCCCCGCAATGCCGCAGCTGGTACACTTAGGCAATTAGACTCAAAAATTGTCGCTCGCAGGCGTTTAGATTTCTTTGCTTATACGTTGCATATTCCTGGTAGAGATGATGCCAGTATTGCCAATACTCAATGGGAAGCTTTGGAATTATTACAAAAGATGGGCTTCCGTGTTAATCCCAACCATAAGCTATGCCCTTCTTTAGCTGAAGTTGCCGAATATTATAACTATTGGGATACAGAAAGGCTGAATTTACCATACATGACAGATGGGGTAGTGGTAAAGCTCAATTCCTTTAAGCTTCAAGAACAGCTAGGATTTACGCAAAAATTCCCCAGATGGGCGGTAGCGTTGAAATATGCAGCCGAGGAAGCACCAACCCGTGTAGAAAATATTGCAGTGAATGTTGGGAGAACAGGCGCTTTAACACCATTAGCAGAGATGCGCCCCGTACAATTAGCAGGTACCACAGTTTCTCGCGCTACCTTACATAATAGCGATCGTATCGCTCAATTAGACATTCGCATCGGTGATACTGTAATTGTTCGCAAAGCTGGGGAAATTATTCCAGAGGTGGTACGAGTACTTACAGAACTCCGTCCCCCAAACACCGAACCCTTTGTGATGCCAAGCAATTGCCCAGTTTGCGGTCAGCCAGTGGTGCGGGAGTTGGGTGAAGCCGTGACTAGGTGTGTCAATGCTTCCTGCGCTGCAATCCTCAAAGGTGCAATTGAACATTGGGTTAGCCGTGATGCCTTAGATATTAAAGGTATGGGCGAAAAGTTGGTACATCAACTCGTAGATAAGGGTTTGGTGCATTCCGTTGCCGATTTATATGACTTGACAGAAGAAAAATTATATGCATTGGAAAGAATGGGGCAGAAATCGGCGCAGAAATTAATTGATGCGATCGCCCAATCAAAAAATCAACCTTGGCCCAGGGTATTGTATGGTTTAGGCATTCGTCATGTTGGTAGTGTCAATGCTCAATTATTAACTGAGAAATTTTATGATGTTGAGCAATTAACCCAAGCCAAGCAGTCAGAAATTGCTGGGATTTATGGGATTGGTGTGGAAATTGCGGAATCAGTACACCAGTGGTTTCAGATTCATGCTAATCAAACTTTAATTTCTCGTCTCCGAGCAGCGGGGTTGCAATTAGCAAATTCCGCAGAAACACCAATAATTACTGATAGTAATCCCAAATTTGCAGGCAAAAGTTTTGTAGTTACAGGTACTTTACCAACTTTAAAAAGAGATGAAGCCAAAGCCTTAATTCAAAAAGCTGGTGGTAAAGTCACAGATTCAGTTAGTAAAAAAACGGATTATTTAGTAGTTGGAGAAGATGCCGGATCTAAATTAGCCAAAGCCGAAGCTTTAGGTATTACGCAGTTAACAGAAGCTCAGCTATTGCAGATGTTGGAGAGTTAA